One segment of Anatilimnocola aggregata DNA contains the following:
- a CDS encoding serine/threonine-protein kinase translates to MIQPSPHDLEANQHEERLAMLIADLADRAQRGEQIDLEGQCREHPIFASDLRELWGAIMVAQVAGKSSSVAETMAPGKHDSGTGSLELPSQLGDYVLLEELGRGGMGVVFRAKQESLGREVAIKMILRGQLARHAERERFQAEAQAAAKLDHPGIVPVYEVGEIEGRPYFSMKYIRGTTLAQRLADGPMPSRDAAKLLVSVARAIHFAHEKGVLHRDLKPSNILLDEQGQPHVTDFGLAKQISDEPSLTKTGAILGTPAYMAPEQAAGNRGQVGPTSDVYSLGVVLYHMLTGRPPFQGASPVETVLMVLEQDPVPPRMLNQHADRDLEMICLRCLQKPTDLRYTSAAALARDLDAYLNDESISARSGRFAQVLAGWMRETHHAQVLENWGLLWMWHSLVLFLVCCLTNALELSGDDNRWHYFLLWTAGLGTWAAVFWALRRRMGPVTFVERQIAHIWAGSMISIALLFPLEYWLELDVLELSPMLGIINGMAFLIKAGMLTGAFYIQAFALFATAGLMALFPEYAHFIFGVVAAACFFFPGMKYYRQRLRAILAAIRKGNPVEAISQGVR, encoded by the coding sequence ATGATTCAGCCTTCTCCGCACGATCTTGAAGCCAATCAGCACGAAGAGCGACTCGCCATGCTCATTGCTGACTTGGCCGACCGTGCGCAGCGCGGCGAGCAGATCGACCTGGAAGGGCAATGCCGCGAGCACCCCATCTTCGCCAGTGATTTGCGCGAACTGTGGGGCGCAATTATGGTTGCGCAGGTGGCCGGCAAGAGTTCCTCAGTCGCAGAAACGATGGCTCCCGGCAAGCACGATTCCGGCACTGGCTCGCTGGAGTTGCCGAGTCAGTTGGGCGATTATGTGTTGCTCGAAGAACTCGGTCGTGGCGGCATGGGAGTCGTCTTTCGCGCCAAGCAAGAGAGCTTGGGACGCGAGGTTGCCATCAAGATGATCTTGCGCGGGCAACTGGCCCGCCATGCAGAACGAGAACGCTTTCAAGCCGAAGCGCAAGCGGCAGCGAAGCTCGATCATCCGGGCATTGTCCCTGTGTATGAAGTGGGCGAGATCGAAGGTCGTCCGTACTTCAGCATGAAGTACATCCGTGGCACCACGCTCGCCCAGCGACTGGCCGATGGGCCAATGCCCTCGCGCGACGCCGCAAAGCTACTGGTGTCGGTCGCGCGTGCCATCCATTTTGCCCACGAAAAGGGCGTGCTTCACCGCGACCTCAAGCCGTCGAATATTCTCCTTGATGAGCAGGGTCAGCCGCACGTCACCGATTTCGGCCTGGCAAAGCAGATCAGCGATGAGCCGAGCTTGACGAAGACTGGCGCGATTCTCGGCACTCCGGCTTACATGGCACCCGAGCAAGCCGCCGGCAATCGCGGGCAAGTCGGACCAACCAGCGACGTGTATAGCCTGGGTGTGGTGCTGTATCACATGCTGACAGGTCGTCCACCCTTTCAAGGTGCTTCGCCGGTCGAAACCGTGCTAATGGTGCTTGAGCAAGATCCCGTTCCACCGCGCATGCTCAACCAACATGCCGACCGCGATCTGGAAATGATCTGCCTCCGCTGCCTGCAAAAGCCCACCGATCTCCGGTACACATCGGCCGCAGCGCTCGCCCGCGATCTCGACGCCTATCTAAACGACGAGAGCATCTCGGCCCGCAGTGGGCGGTTTGCCCAAGTCCTGGCAGGCTGGATGCGCGAGACGCATCACGCGCAGGTTCTGGAAAACTGGGGGCTGCTGTGGATGTGGCACAGCTTGGTGCTGTTTCTCGTTTGCTGCTTGACGAACGCTTTGGAGTTGTCGGGCGACGATAACCGCTGGCATTACTTCTTGCTGTGGACCGCGGGGCTCGGAACTTGGGCGGCAGTTTTCTGGGCTCTTCGTCGTCGCATGGGGCCAGTGACCTTTGTCGAGCGGCAAATCGCCCACATCTGGGCCGGCAGTATGATCAGCATCGCGCTCCTCTTCCCGCTGGAGTATTGGCTGGAACTCGATGTGCTTGAACTCTCGCCCATGCTGGGCATCATCAACGGTATGGCCTTTTTGATCAAAGCGGGCATGCTCACCGGGGCCTTCTATATCCAGGCCTTCGCCCTGTTTGCAACGGCCGGACTGATGGCACTGTTTCCCGAATACGCGCACTTCATTTTCGGTGTCGTCGCCGCCGCTTGCTTTTTCTTTCCCGGCATGAAGTACTATCGCCAGCGCCTCCGCGCTATCCTCGCCGCCATCCGCAAGGGGAATCCGGTGGAAGCTATTTCTCAGGGTGTAAGGTGA
- a CDS encoding sigma-70 family RNA polymerase sigma factor → MWPQPEPTQDLLAGAKDGNADAVNRLMDRHRDSLRRMVQMRLDHKVQRRVDVSDVVQDVLVEANRRLQDYIANPVMPFHLWLRQIAQDRIIDAHRRHRGSAKRSVDREQPMLVAGADDHSTMQLVAQLCDPQMTPAAAATQAEMVKAVELAITKLPDQDCEIIIMRHFEQLSNQEIAQALSLSEPAASMRYLRAIKRLRVLLNDPTSVIDEGAE, encoded by the coding sequence ATGTGGCCACAACCAGAACCAACGCAAGATCTGCTCGCCGGTGCTAAAGACGGGAATGCCGATGCGGTGAACCGCCTGATGGACCGCCATCGCGATTCGCTCCGTCGCATGGTGCAGATGCGGCTCGACCATAAAGTGCAACGACGCGTCGATGTGAGCGACGTCGTGCAGGACGTCCTCGTCGAGGCGAATCGCCGGCTGCAAGACTATATCGCCAATCCCGTAATGCCATTTCACCTTTGGCTCCGGCAAATTGCCCAGGATCGAATTATCGATGCCCACCGGCGGCACCGCGGTTCCGCCAAACGAAGCGTCGATCGCGAGCAACCGATGTTGGTGGCAGGGGCCGACGATCATTCGACGATGCAGCTCGTCGCCCAGCTGTGCGACCCGCAAATGACACCTGCTGCGGCAGCAACACAAGCGGAAATGGTGAAAGCCGTGGAACTCGCGATTACCAAGCTGCCCGATCAAGACTGCGAAATCATCATCATGCGGCATTTCGAGCAACTCTCGAATCAAGAGATCGCTCAGGCACTTAGCCTCAGTGAACCGGCGGCCAGCATGCGTTATTTGCGGGCGATCAAACGGCTACGAGTGTTGCTCAACGATCCGACTTCTGTCATCGATGAAGGGGCCGAGTAA
- a CDS encoding peptidoglycan-binding domain-containing protein, whose amino-acid sequence MTLKSDLFKKSQQLKDCEVKDSAHIVADEPPKRRGVNNKGPHVPLIHKALRKVMSNPKFGLEEPDEVYGPLTAEVVRQFKLGPPMILNKALGQTTPDNIIGKLTIKELDRQVALLEGKELPDLPIVPLDPDARRFTVVPFTSLGPFMISEQKHNPGEDDLDSTPRQPRNVPMTQALKDKMALARASLTFAEASMKLEIRGAAGALGEDMANRFFKNGAVQEMPFGPNDLLTQAVAKSPTFLACHKEVQDLITETLKERIVKEHVCDYHDLDVVRHRIVPDLPNWPAFPPSELALKAVIGGTKGLEVYLTNFTASDDPPRWQSKLKYVLYDHFGINDSDLILNSTLHGTQGQVSMWVMQHEKRPGHFPFITKITLFLDGSGDLS is encoded by the coding sequence ATGACACTCAAGTCCGATCTTTTCAAAAAGAGTCAGCAACTCAAAGATTGTGAAGTCAAAGACAGCGCCCATATCGTGGCCGATGAGCCCCCCAAACGTCGCGGCGTGAATAACAAGGGGCCGCATGTGCCGCTGATTCACAAGGCGTTGCGGAAGGTAATGTCCAACCCCAAATTTGGCCTGGAGGAACCGGACGAAGTCTACGGTCCGCTGACGGCCGAGGTGGTGCGGCAGTTCAAGCTGGGGCCGCCCATGATTTTGAACAAGGCACTCGGCCAAACGACACCGGACAACATCATTGGCAAATTGACGATCAAGGAACTGGATCGTCAGGTAGCGCTGCTCGAAGGGAAGGAACTTCCCGATCTGCCGATCGTGCCTCTCGATCCCGACGCGCGCCGCTTCACGGTGGTGCCGTTCACGTCGCTGGGGCCTTTTATGATCAGCGAGCAAAAACATAATCCCGGCGAAGACGACCTCGACAGCACGCCACGCCAGCCCAGGAACGTGCCGATGACGCAAGCGCTCAAAGATAAAATGGCGCTTGCTCGTGCTTCGCTGACCTTCGCCGAAGCCTCGATGAAACTCGAAATCCGGGGAGCTGCTGGTGCCCTGGGTGAGGATATGGCGAATCGCTTTTTTAAGAACGGCGCCGTGCAAGAAATGCCCTTTGGCCCGAACGATCTCCTGACGCAGGCCGTGGCCAAGTCACCCACCTTCCTCGCTTGTCATAAGGAAGTGCAGGATTTGATTACGGAGACCCTCAAAGAGCGAATCGTGAAAGAGCATGTTTGCGACTATCACGATCTGGACGTCGTTCGACATCGCATTGTGCCCGACTTGCCGAATTGGCCCGCCTTTCCTCCAAGTGAACTTGCCCTCAAAGCCGTGATCGGAGGGACCAAAGGACTGGAAGTTTATCTCACCAATTTCACCGCAAGCGACGATCCGCCCCGCTGGCAATCGAAGTTGAAATATGTGCTCTACGACCATTTCGGTATCAACGACTCCGACCTGATTTTGAACAGCACCTTGCACGGTACCCAAGGGCAGGTCTCAATGTGGGTGATGCAGCACGAAAAGCGCCCGGGACATTTTCCGTTTATCACCAAGATCACCCTGTTCTTGGACGGCAGCGGAGATTTGTCATGA
- a CDS encoding RNA polymerase sigma factor: MASPSRKAVGSDTAVQPATRPARSLEDAFALHQSELLGTLYYLVGNLEDARDALQEAFVKCWKHQDQVEGVQNLKAWIFRIALNTGRDLRETAWRRKRQGLPEDENSLAGNQLRPDEIVEHDERMQRLRSAMQLLREEEKEVFLLRQNGELTYEEIAEALGIPSGTVKTRMRLALARLREVLAEG; the protein is encoded by the coding sequence GTGGCATCCCCCTCCCGCAAAGCTGTCGGCAGCGATACCGCGGTCCAGCCGGCAACGCGCCCGGCTAGATCGTTGGAGGACGCGTTTGCGCTCCACCAGTCGGAATTGCTCGGCACGCTGTACTACCTGGTGGGGAATTTGGAAGATGCCCGCGACGCCTTGCAGGAAGCGTTCGTCAAGTGTTGGAAGCATCAGGACCAGGTCGAGGGAGTGCAAAACCTCAAGGCCTGGATTTTCCGAATTGCTTTAAATACGGGGCGCGACCTGCGCGAGACCGCCTGGCGGCGCAAGCGGCAAGGCCTGCCTGAAGACGAAAATTCACTAGCAGGGAACCAACTGCGCCCGGACGAAATTGTGGAACACGATGAACGTATGCAGCGGCTACGCAGTGCGATGCAACTGCTGCGAGAAGAAGAGAAAGAAGTCTTTCTGCTGCGGCAGAACGGCGAGTTGACCTACGAAGAAATTGCCGAGGCCTTGGGCATTCCCTCGGGCACGGTGAAAACGCGGATGCGGTTGGCCCTAGCGAGATTGCGAGAAGTGCTGGCCGAAGGATGA